GTTCACCCCGGCCGGCCTGGAGGACGTCGCGGGCTACCCCAACCTGATCGCGGAACTCCTGCGCCGCGGCTGGTCCCGCCCGGACCTGGCCAAGCTCACCTGGCAGAACGCGGTCCGCGCCCTCCGCGACGCGGAATCCGTCGCCCGCGACCTCCAGTCCCGACGCGCCCCCTCGAACGCGACGCTCCGGTCGACGACGAGCGCGCCCACGCCGTAGCCCGGGGACGCGCCGCCACGGCTCCGCGTCACGGGCACGGCGCTCGGCCGTACGGCTCCCGGCCGTACCGCGGCGGGGGATCCGCCGTCCACGGCTCCGCGCTCCGCGCGCGGCGTTCGGCCGTACCGCGCCCCTACCCGCCCCGCCGTGCGCGGTACGCGCGCATCTTCGCGCGGCTGCCGCAGACCGCCATGGAGCACCAGCGGCTGCGGCCCGCCGGGCTGCGGTCGTAGTAGGCCCAGAGACAGTCCTCCGCCTCGCACGCCTTCAGACGGAGCCAGCTCCCGTCGGCCGCCGCCTCCGCGATCGCCGTCGCGACGCGGGACAGCAGGGCGGCCGGGTCGGCCGTGGGGCGGAGGGTCACGGCGCCCGCGCCGTCCACGGAGACGCGCAGCGGCGCACCGGTCAGCATCCGGTCCAGGTCGCCGGCACTGCGGCCGGGTGAGGAGTGGCCGGCGTGCGCCAGGCACGCTGCCCGCAGCGCCTCGCGCAGTTCCTTCGCGGCCGGCACCTCCGCAGCGGTGAGACCGAACGCCGCGCGCCCGTCCGCGCTGTCCAGCCTGTCGGTGCCCGTGTCGACGCTCAGCGTGTTGACCAGGGACTCGACCAGCGCGAGCCCTCCGGGTGCCGGGGCCCTGTCATACATGGTTGCGACGTTACCTCCACTACGGGACTATGTGGTTACCGGTTACCAGTGCAAGACGGTTACCGGTAACCGTCCGTTCGCACGAGAGGAAGCACCATGGCCATCGCCACACTGGGAACCGTCGTCCTGGACTGCGCCGACCCGCACGCACTCGCCGCCTTCTACGCCGAGATCCTGGGCGCACGGGTGGAGTCGGACGATGACACCTGGGTCTCCCTCACCGGGTACGAGGGCACGCCCCTCGCCTTCCAGGCCGCCCCCGGCCACACCGCTCCCGAGTGGCCTTCGCCGGGGACCTCGCAGCAGTTCCACCTCGACCTGACCGTCGAGAACCTGGACGCCGCCGAGCACCGGGTGCTGGCCCTCGGGGCCAAGCCGCTGGACACCGGCGACCGCACACGCGGCTTCCGCGTCTACGCGGACCCCGCCGGGCATCCGTTCTGTCTCTGCGCCTGCTGACGCATCGTCACTCTGTCTCTGTCTCTGTCTCTGTCTCTGTCTCTGTCTCTGCGCCTGCTGACGCCGGTGTGCCTCAGGCGCGGGGCCGGCCCATCGCACGGTACGTCCACCCGGCCTCGCGCCACTTCGTCCCGTCCAGTGCGTTGCGCCCGTCCAGCACGATCCGCCGGGACGCCACCTCGCCCAGGACGGCCGGGTCGAGCTCACGGAACTCGGGCCATTCCGTCAGGTGCAGCACGACGTCCGCACCGCGCACGGCCTCCAGCGCGCTCTCCGCGTAGCCGAGCGTCGGGAACACCAGCCGGGCGTTGGTCATGCCCTTCGGGTCGTAGACCGTGACCTGACCGCCCTGGAGATGGATCTGGCCGGCGACGTTGAGCGCCGGCGAGTCGCGGACGTCGTCCGAGTCCGGCTTGAACGTCGCGCCCAGGACCGCGACCCGCGTTCCCAGGAACGACCCGCCGCCCACGGCCTCCCGGGCGAGTTCGACCATGTGCCCGCGGCGGCGCATGTTGATCGAGTCGACCTCGCGCAGGAACGTCAGCGCCTGGTCGGCGCCGAGTTCACCGGCGCGCGCCATGAACGCCCGGATGTCCTTCGGCAGGCAGCCGCCGCCGAAGCCGATCCCGGCCCGCAGGAACTTCTTGCCGATCCGGTCGTCGTGGCCGATCGCCTCGGCCAGCTTCACCACGTCGCCGCCGGCCGCCTCGCACACCTCGGCCATGGCGTTGATGAACGAGATCTTCGTCGCGAGGAACGAGTTCGCGGAGGTCTTCACCAGCTCCGCCGTCGGGAAGTCCGTCACCACGAACGGCGAGCCCTCGGCGATCGGCGTGGCGTACACCTCGCGCAGCACCTTCTCGGCCCGCTCGCAGTCCACGCCCACCACGATCCGGTCCGGGTGCAGGGTGTCCCGCACGGCGAAGCCCTCGCGCAGGAACTCCGGGTTCCAGGCCAGGTCCACTCCTTCGGGCGCATGCTCGGCGAGCAGACGGGCGAGCCGGTCCGCCGATCCCACCGGCACGGTGGACTTGCCGACGACCAGTGCGCCGCCCTTCACACGTGGTGCGAGCGAGGTGAAGGCGGCGTCGACGTAGGACATGTCGCAGGCGTACTCGCCGTGTTTCTGCGGGGTGTTCACACAGACGAAGTGGACGTCTCCGCCGAAGTCCTCCAGCTCGTCCCAGGACGTGGTGAAGCGCAGCCGCCCGCTGGATCCCTCGATCCCGGCCGCATGGCGGGCGAGCAGCTCCTCCAGGCCCGGCTCGTACATCGGGACCCGGCCGGTGGCCAGCATCCCGACCTTCTCCGGGACGACGTCGAGGCCCAGGACCTCGAAACCCAGCTCCGCCATGGCCGCTGCGTGGGTGGCGCCGAGGTACCCGGTGCCGATCACGGTGATCTTGAGGGCCATGGGCTTGCTCCTGGGGTGGACGGACGAAGTGCGGGCCCGAGCATAACCGGGAGCGCGCAAGGGCATTTTCTCCGCTGTCAGCAAACTCACGTATGCCCGGTCGAGGCGCGCACACTAAAATTTGTGTTACTTAACGGTAGTTAGCAGTCGCTCAGGGGCGTGAGAGACCTTGGCGCCAAAGGGAGATAAGCACAGTGCCTGACTTCGACCTGTACCGCCCGTCCGAAGAGCACGACATGCTCAGGGAGACGGTCCGCTCGCTCGCCGAGGCGAAGATCGCGCCGTTCGCGGCCACGGTCGACGAAGAGGCCCGGTTCCCGCAGGAGGCCCTGGACGCGCTGGTCGCCTCGGACCTGCACGCCGTGCACGTTCCGGAGGAGTACGGCGGCGCCGGCGCCGACGCGCTCGCCACCGTGCTCGTCATCGAGGAGGTCGCCCGTGTCTGCGCTTCGTCCTCCCTGATCCCCGCGGTCAACAAGCTGGGCTCGCTGCCGGTGATCCTTTCCGGCTCCGAGGAGCTGAAGAAGAAGTACCTGGGCCCGCTCGCCAAGGGCGACGCGATGTTCTCGTACTGCCTCTCCGAGCCGGACGCGGGCTCCGACGCCGCGGGCATGAAGACCCGCGCCGTACGCGACGGCGACTTCTACGTCCTCAACGGCGTGAAGCGCTGGATCACCAACGCCGGTGTGTCCGAGTACTACACGGTGATGGCCGTGACCGACCCCGAGAAGCGTTCCAAGGGCATCTCGGCCTTCGTCGTAGAGAAGTCCGACGAGGGCGTGTCGTTCGGCGCCCCGGAGAAGAAGCTCGGCATCAAGGGCTCCCCGACCCGCGAGGTCTACCTCGACAACGTCCGCATCCCGGCCGACCGCATGATCGGCGCGGAGGGCACGGGCTTCGCCACCGCCATGAAGACGCTGGACCACACCCGCATCACCATCGCGGCGCAGGCCCTCGGCATCGCTCAGGGCGCCCTCGACTACGCCAAGGGCTACGTCAAGGAGCGCAAGCAGTTCGGCAAGCCGATCGCCGACTTCCAGGGCGTGCAGTTCATGCTCGCCGACATGGCGATGAAGATAGAGGCCGCCCGACAGCTCACGTACGCGGCCGCGGCCAAGTCCGAGCGGGGCGACAGCGACCTCACCTTCCAGGGCGCCGCCGCCAAGTGCTTCGCCTCGGACGTGGCCATGGAGGTCACCACCGACGCCGTCCAGCTCCTCGGCGGCTACGGCTACACCCGTGACTACCCGGTCGAGCGCATGATGCGCGACGCCAAGATCACCCAGATCTACGAAGGCACGAACCAGGTGCAGCGGATCGTCATGGCGAGGAACTTGCCGTAGCAGGGGTTTTGCAGGTCAGGGCCGGTGTCGAGGGTCCGCATGGGCATCCTGCTTTCCGTCCGTTGCGGCCTGATCAGGGCCGTTCCCGGGCGTCATGCTGTCTCCGTCAGACCCGGGGCGATTCAGTTTCCCGGCACGAGGAGTCAGCGCCGGCCCAGCGGACCGTATTGGAAGGCAAGGGTCCGTCTCGACGCCTACCGTCCGATCCGCACAGCGCCGGAGCCCGCGCCTGAACCGAAGCGGCAGGAACCGGTGAGCGATTCCAACCCCTTCCGCGCACTGCTCTAACCAACCAGTGCAGAAGCCCCGGCCACTGGCCGGGGCTTCTTTGTTGCTTCGACTACCCGACTGGGCAGGCCGGTTCAGGCATAGAGCGATTCGGGGAGCACGTCACGACGGCCAGGGACAGGTACGAGGGTCGTTCGAGGTAGAAGCCGTGGGACACGTCACCGCCCTCCCTCAACCGCTCAGCGGCGGCGTTCACGAGAAGCGTCAGATGGGTGGTGTCCCGCTCCGCCTCCGACGCGAACCGGGGTGCGTACTCCGCCAACCGTTCCCCGAGCCAGGCCGCTGCTTCCTTCGCCTCATCCCACGTGCTACGAACCAGCGAACGCGGTTTGATGAGCCAGTACGCCGTTTCCAGCGGCGGAAGGTCAACGGTCGGGAACTCGGCCGACACCTCCCGATACCGCTGGATCAGCTCCGGTCTACTCCCGACCGGGGGCGGCTCAGGGTGCGGGGGCCGCCGAAGGGCCTCGTTGTCGAAGCGTTCTTTCGGGCCGGTCCACAGATAGCCGTGGTGGTGCACGGGTCGTTCCCGTTTCGAGAAGCGCCGGCCGGGCACGGGCCCAGGGACGGGGGATGGACCCGGCCCGGCTGACGGGAGGGGGAGGATCAGACGCTCAGGCCGAAGCGCGCCGGGTCGATACCCGCCGCGTCCAGCTCCTCCGAGGTGAACCGCAGCGGCTGTGCGTCTGGCCGCTTGCTGTCGCCCAGGGCCCAGGCGTTCTCACCGATTCGGGCCAGGGTCACGCACCCCTCGGTACAGGGGCCGCCGCACGCCTTCACGAACGAGGCCCCGTCGATGTCGAGCCCGTACAGGTCGGTTCCGTTCAGCATTACTGCACCTTCCTGCTCAACTGATCGCGGCCATGGCTGACCGCCGCCGCCCAGTCCGGGCGGGAGTTCAAGGGAGGAGAGGGAGAGACTTCAGCGTCCGGAACCTTGGCCGCGTTCCGTGCAGCGCCGGCACTCGCATGGCGGCCAAGCGCTTGTGATCAGCAGCGGAAGATCGTCCGTCGCGGCCACGGCTTGCTCCGGCCCTCAGGTCTGCCCTGAATCCCGAGAGGTCCGCATGGTCATCAGGGGGCGATCGGCGAAGAGCCTTGAGTCCGCTCCCTTTCTCATGACGCGTGCGCCTCTGCGTGGTGCTGGCGCATCCGTACGTTGGCGTCGGATACGGCGCTGTAGTCGAACGTGGAGCGGGCGTTCTCGCGGGCTACCGATATCGACAGGCAGTCAGCGCAACCGGGTTCGGGTGACGGCTCGCGCGGTGGCTCAGACAGGCACGTCCCTGCTGGCGTGTTGGTTCCAGGATCCGAAGTTCTCTCTTCGCTCTCCATGACGCCATCTTCGACGGGCCACGGAGAGAGCTCTAGCCTGTTTCCTGTTCCCGCAAAAAGTCGTCGCGGATTCCTTCGACCAGGCTCCGCATGTCGTCACCGGACAGCGCCACGCGTGCGAACCCGTTGAACTTCTTTACGTAGATATCAACGTCCCTGGGGTCGGTGACGAGTACCTCAGCATGGACCGTCTCCACGGTGACCATCCGGTTGTCCCGAATGGCAAAGGAGTGGTTCGCCACGTCGTGTTGCTGAATGCCCAGAGGGACCACGCGGATGTCGACATGGGAGAGCCGTGATACGGAAACAATCCGGTCCAGCTGGGCGGCCATCATAGGAGGCGGGACGATTCGCCACCGCAGCACGGGTTCCGTGATGACGAACCTCAGTGACTTGGAGCTGTCGTAGAGAATGGCTTGGCGTTCCAGCCGACCGCTGATCGTGCGGGCCACGGTGTCATCACTCAGGTCGTGGCGTTGCAGCACGGCTCGGATGTACTCGGGGGTCTGGAGCAATCCGGGAACCAGGGCCGGTTGGAACATCCGCAGTGCTGACATCTGGGCTTCGAGGGCCTTGACCTCCAGCTGACCCTTGTGAACGCCAACCCGCTTCAGCAGCCGCCACTCTGTCGTCTCCGTGCCGGCCGATCGGGCGGCCTCGGTGTACTCGGCCTTGATCTCGGGAGAAACGCCGATGGCGATCAGGATGCGCTCGACGTCCGTCGCGCTGGGCGCCAGCTTCGCGTTCTCGATCTTGGAGAGCTTGGACGGAGACATGAGTGCGCCACGGGCGACTGCTTTGGCCTCCTTCCCGGACGCCTGGCGCAGTGCCCGCAGCGCGGCCCCCAACTGTGCCCTGTTCACGCCCCGTACTTGGCCCACCATTCGGTGAACGGCTCCGCGTGGGCGAGTGCCGCGTCACGGTGCCCGGCGAATTCCGCGGTTCGTTCCGGTGGCAGGACTTCCGAGCCCAGGTACTTTCCGGTGCCGTCGTAGTTCATGACGGCCGCGGACTCGGAGTCGAAGAGCCAGAAATCGGGCACGTTCTCTAGGATGCTCGGCCTGTCGGTGATGTCGAGAATGAAGAACTCCTCACCCCCGGACATGTTCTTCCGGTACCCCCACCCGAGTTCGAACCTGAGATAGTCCGTGAGTGGGCGGCGCAGAATGTGAACCCGGTAGACCCGTTTTCCTATTCCGGTGTGTGAGCGGAGTTCTTCGACCCAGCCCGCGTTGTAGTCGTCCGGCTGCGGCTCCCCGGCCAGGAACGCGTGATAGGCATCGACGTTCCCCGACTTGCTGTAGTCGTCGAGGGTTTCGAGTCGAAACGCCTCACGCTGGAACGTGTCGAAGAGGTCGCCGAGGGTCCTAGATGAGGTTGTCACGGATGGCCTTCTGGATCAGTTCCACCGGGATCTCGACCAAGGTTTCGTGAGCGGGAATCTGAAGCCCGTGGTCGGTCGGAGTCTCCCCCTGAACCAAGAGCGTGCCGCGATCCGTCGCGTAGATCGTCGGACACTCCGTGATGTCGCACGTGCTGACCAGCTTGGTGACCTTCATGGTCCGGGTTCCCCTCTCCCGTGCTGCCAGTACCCCGCATCTGGGTTGATGCTCCCGAGGCCAGGGCGCGCGGGTCAAGCGATCACGGTTGACGGAACGGGAAACCGCGTAACCTCCCCCGGAGCCTGCCGCTCCTCCAACCGGTCGGGGAGGCTGCCGCCAGTACGGCGCCCACCTGGGCAGACTTCTGACGATCATGGGGAAATGCTGCGGAGGGTTCTGCCAAGAGGGGTGTCCGTGCAGGTCAGCGCGGTATGACCCGTAAAGCACCCAGATCTACGAGGGCAGGAACCAGGTCCAGCGGATCGTCATGGCGAGGAGCCTGCCGTAGCGGGTCTTGTGGCCAGTGGGCGTTCTGAGGTTCCGGAGGGCCGCTCTCGGCTTCCTGCCCGTTGCGGCCTGATCAAGGCCGTTTCCGGGCGCCATGCCGGGAAGTCCTGGGAACGAGCGCCCCGAAACGCCCGCTGACCAGCACAGAACGTCCTCCGCGCGATTTCCTGGCATGCGACGGCCGCAGGGCCGAACGGCACCACCGTCGACCGGCCGTCGACCGGCCGTCGACCGGCCTGGGACGGTCCCCGGCAGATCCCGACAGCCCGGCCCCGCGCGCCGGCCAGGACTTCGTCGGCGCCCCCTCGATCCGACGCCCCGCCGGCGTCGGCCTCAGCGCTTCCGGGTACGCCAGAGCCACCCCGCGGCACCGAGCGGCAGGACGGCCATCAGCACGACCATCGCCACTGCCCAGTACACCGGAGGCGTCG
The genomic region above belongs to Streptomyces marianii and contains:
- a CDS encoding CGNR zinc finger domain-containing protein, giving the protein MYDRAPAPGGLALVESLVNTLSVDTGTDRLDSADGRAAFGLTAAEVPAAKELREALRAACLAHAGHSSPGRSAGDLDRMLTGAPLRVSVDGAGAVTLRPTADPAALLSRVATAIAEAAADGSWLRLKACEAEDCLWAYYDRSPAGRSRWCSMAVCGSRAKMRAYRARRGG
- a CDS encoding VOC family protein, coding for MAIATLGTVVLDCADPHALAAFYAEILGARVESDDDTWVSLTGYEGTPLAFQAAPGHTAPEWPSPGTSQQFHLDLTVENLDAAEHRVLALGAKPLDTGDRTRGFRVYADPAGHPFCLCAC
- a CDS encoding UDP-glucose dehydrogenase family protein — translated: MALKITVIGTGYLGATHAAAMAELGFEVLGLDVVPEKVGMLATGRVPMYEPGLEELLARHAAGIEGSSGRLRFTTSWDELEDFGGDVHFVCVNTPQKHGEYACDMSYVDAAFTSLAPRVKGGALVVGKSTVPVGSADRLARLLAEHAPEGVDLAWNPEFLREGFAVRDTLHPDRIVVGVDCERAEKVLREVYATPIAEGSPFVVTDFPTAELVKTSANSFLATKISFINAMAEVCEAAGGDVVKLAEAIGHDDRIGKKFLRAGIGFGGGCLPKDIRAFMARAGELGADQALTFLREVDSINMRRRGHMVELAREAVGGGSFLGTRVAVLGATFKPDSDDVRDSPALNVAGQIHLQGGQVTVYDPKGMTNARLVFPTLGYAESALEAVRGADVVLHLTEWPEFRELDPAVLGEVASRRIVLDGRNALDGTKWREAGWTYRAMGRPRA
- a CDS encoding acyl-CoA dehydrogenase, encoding MSTVPDFDLYRPSEEHDMLRETVRSLAEAKIAPFAATVDEEARFPQEALDALVASDLHAVHVPEEYGGAGADALATVLVIEEVARVCASSSLIPAVNKLGSLPVILSGSEELKKKYLGPLAKGDAMFSYCLSEPDAGSDAAGMKTRAVRDGDFYVLNGVKRWITNAGVSEYYTVMAVTDPEKRSKGISAFVVEKSDEGVSFGAPEKKLGIKGSPTREVYLDNVRIPADRMIGAEGTGFATAMKTLDHTRITIAAQALGIAQGALDYAKGYVKERKQFGKPIADFQGVQFMLADMAMKIEAARQLTYAAAAKSERGDSDLTFQGAAAKCFASDVAMEVTTDAVQLLGGYGYTRDYPVERMMRDAKITQIYEGTNQVQRIVMARNLP
- a CDS encoding DUF397 domain-containing protein, with product MLNGTDLYGLDIDGASFVKACGGPCTEGCVTLARIGENAWALGDSKRPDAQPLRFTSEELDAAGIDPARFGLSV
- a CDS encoding helix-turn-helix domain-containing protein; protein product: MNRAQLGAALRALRQASGKEAKAVARGALMSPSKLSKIENAKLAPSATDVERILIAIGVSPEIKAEYTEAARSAGTETTEWRLLKRVGVHKGQLEVKALEAQMSALRMFQPALVPGLLQTPEYIRAVLQRHDLSDDTVARTISGRLERQAILYDSSKSLRFVITEPVLRWRIVPPPMMAAQLDRIVSVSRLSHVDIRVVPLGIQQHDVANHSFAIRDNRMVTVETVHAEVLVTDPRDVDIYVKKFNGFARVALSGDDMRSLVEGIRDDFLREQETG
- a CDS encoding DUF6879 family protein, with the translated sequence MTTSSRTLGDLFDTFQREAFRLETLDDYSKSGNVDAYHAFLAGEPQPDDYNAGWVEELRSHTGIGKRVYRVHILRRPLTDYLRFELGWGYRKNMSGGEEFFILDITDRPSILENVPDFWLFDSESAAVMNYDGTGKYLGSEVLPPERTAEFAGHRDAALAHAEPFTEWWAKYGA